Proteins encoded within one genomic window of Corynebacterium aurimucosum:
- a CDS encoding LysR family transcriptional regulator substrate-binding protein, producing the protein MLRLVFSTGTEPGKWFRRYRDSHSPESLVTVAADDALAVLLAHEADLALTRLPDSRVDDSFHVVRLYEEAPGIAVPKDSVYAEVGEDIAPADVAEEIVNYRIARDGSVDVPALRTALQVVAANVGVAIAPRPLLKVLSKKQVVALGLEDPSVARTEIALVWPRADDGDEIQDFVGVAKGRTRNSSRNTAEKRSARDKAKAKQERRKAQGKSHKGSISKPLSKRYRGSQQRKRR; encoded by the coding sequence ATGCTCCGCCTTGTCTTTTCCACTGGTACAGAACCCGGTAAGTGGTTTCGCCGCTACCGTGACTCGCATTCCCCCGAGTCCCTGGTGACCGTCGCCGCCGATGATGCGCTGGCGGTTCTTCTCGCGCATGAGGCAGACCTCGCACTGACCCGCCTGCCAGATTCGCGGGTTGATGACAGCTTCCATGTGGTTCGTCTTTATGAGGAGGCGCCTGGTATTGCGGTGCCGAAAGACTCGGTCTATGCGGAGGTAGGGGAGGACATTGCGCCAGCGGATGTTGCCGAAGAGATCGTGAACTACCGGATTGCGCGGGACGGCAGTGTCGACGTTCCAGCCCTGCGCACCGCCCTCCAGGTCGTGGCAGCCAACGTGGGCGTGGCCATCGCGCCTCGACCACTGCTTAAGGTGCTGAGCAAGAAGCAGGTAGTCGCACTTGGGCTAGAGGACCCTTCCGTTGCGCGCACAGAAATCGCTTTGGTGTGGCCCCGGGCTGATGATGGTGACGAGATTCAGGATTTCGTCGGGGTGGCAAAGGGAAGGACGCGGAATTCCTCCCGCAACACGGCTGAGAAGCGCAGCGCCCGGGACAAAGCAAAGGCTAAGCAAGAACGCAGAAAGGCCCAAGGAAAGTCTCACAAGGGCTCGATTTCCAAACCGTTATCGAAAAGATATAGGGGTTCTCAACAGCGGAAACGCCGATAA
- a CDS encoding MDR family MFS transporter has translation MVATAKPPVANTDNGKPENNLALVFSALVLTMLMSSLGQMIFASALPTIVGELGGVDHMSWVISAFLVTMTIAMPISGKLGDMMGRKWLYIGGIATFVIGSAVGGFANSMNLLIIGRAIQGFGAGFMMISSQSIIAEVTTARERGKFMGIMGGVFGLSSVLGPVLGGWFTDGPGWRWGLWMNIPLGLLAMTVCVLVLHLRVGDTDLRKFDALGATFIAITTASLILMTTWGGTQYEWSDPVILTLAVIVVIGAVITVFVEKRAEEPLIPVLLFKNRNMVLTTAAGMVLGLAMFGVLGYMPTYLQMVHTLTPTKAGLMMIPMMLGMIGTSTTVGFIIARTGHYKRYPIIGLAITASALFWMSKLTVETSLTQLGAEFLVFGIGLGFVMQVLVLIVQNSFPVALVGTATAANNFFRQIGSAMGASLVGSLFIHNMKDELAANMPAAIASMGKAGAPFAEKFNAEGGGSSNLTPSMVAQLPEPIRDVVLNAYNDGLTPVILLMVPMAIIALLLILPVREEHLKETID, from the coding sequence ATGGTAGCTACCGCGAAACCGCCAGTGGCCAACACTGACAATGGCAAGCCGGAAAACAACCTTGCCCTCGTCTTCTCTGCCCTCGTGCTCACCATGTTGATGAGCTCCCTGGGGCAAATGATTTTTGCTTCCGCCCTTCCCACCATCGTCGGCGAGCTCGGCGGTGTCGACCACATGAGCTGGGTTATCTCCGCCTTCCTGGTCACCATGACCATTGCTATGCCTATCTCCGGCAAGCTCGGTGACATGATGGGCCGCAAGTGGCTCTACATCGGCGGTATTGCCACCTTCGTCATCGGGTCCGCCGTGGGTGGCTTCGCCAATTCGATGAATCTGCTCATTATTGGCCGTGCCATTCAGGGCTTCGGAGCTGGATTCATGATGATCTCCTCCCAGTCCATCATCGCGGAGGTCACCACGGCACGTGAGCGCGGTAAGTTCATGGGCATCATGGGCGGCGTTTTCGGCCTGTCCTCCGTCCTCGGCCCAGTCCTTGGCGGCTGGTTCACTGATGGACCTGGCTGGCGCTGGGGTCTGTGGATGAATATTCCCCTTGGTCTGCTCGCCATGACCGTGTGCGTGCTCGTTCTGCACCTGCGCGTCGGCGATACTGATCTGCGTAAGTTTGATGCCTTGGGAGCCACCTTCATCGCTATCACTACCGCCTCGCTCATCCTCATGACCACCTGGGGCGGCACTCAGTATGAGTGGTCGGATCCCGTCATTCTTACCTTGGCCGTCATCGTTGTGATTGGTGCTGTTATCACGGTCTTCGTCGAGAAGCGGGCCGAGGAGCCCCTGATCCCAGTGCTGCTGTTTAAGAACCGCAACATGGTTCTCACGACGGCCGCCGGCATGGTGCTGGGCCTGGCTATGTTCGGTGTGCTGGGCTACATGCCGACTTACCTGCAGATGGTGCACACCCTCACACCTACCAAGGCGGGTCTCATGATGATCCCGATGATGCTCGGCATGATCGGCACTTCTACCACAGTGGGATTCATCATCGCCCGAACCGGCCACTACAAGCGTTACCCCATCATCGGTCTCGCCATTACGGCTAGCGCGTTGTTCTGGATGTCGAAGCTGACTGTGGAGACCTCCCTGACTCAGCTTGGCGCGGAGTTCCTCGTCTTCGGCATCGGCCTTGGCTTTGTTATGCAAGTGCTCGTTCTCATCGTTCAGAACTCCTTCCCCGTGGCACTGGTGGGAACCGCTACTGCGGCTAACAACTTCTTCCGCCAAATCGGCTCCGCCATGGGCGCTTCCCTCGTGGGCTCGCTATTCATCCACAACATGAAGGATGAGTTAGCTGCCAATATGCCTGCTGCCATTGCTTCCATGGGCAAGGCCGGTGCACCGTTTGCGGAAAAGTTCAACGCCGAGGGCGGCGGTTCCTCCAACCTGACCCCATCGATGGTGGCACAGCTACCGGAGCCGATCCGCGATGTCGTCCTCAACGCTTATAACGATGGTCTGACCCCAGTCATCCTGCTTATGGTTCCGATGGCCATCATCGCTCTCCTGCTTATCCTGCCCGTGCGGGAGGAGCATCTCAAGGAGACCATCGATTAG
- a CDS encoding exodeoxyribonuclease VII small subunit codes for MTDTIGAGQPGQDAFPPVEELSYEQARDELIETVKILELGQMGLDESLKYWERGEALAKACEAHLDGASKRVEEALRKNAEGTDSAVHNEEAGED; via the coding sequence ATGACTGACACGATTGGCGCCGGCCAGCCCGGCCAGGACGCGTTCCCGCCGGTGGAAGAGCTGAGCTATGAGCAGGCTCGTGATGAGCTCATTGAAACAGTGAAGATCCTCGAGCTAGGACAGATGGGATTGGATGAATCCCTCAAGTACTGGGAGCGCGGCGAGGCCCTAGCTAAGGCCTGCGAGGCGCACCTCGACGGTGCCTCGAAGCGCGTAGAGGAAGCCCTCCGAAAGAACGCAGAGGGCACCGATAGTGCAGTTCACAACGAAGAAGCAGGAGAAGACTAA
- a CDS encoding GNAT family N-acetyltransferase yields MSDNAKDKKKDFRIRPFNAADYPQMREIYEQGLNTGHATYETRSLTFEEFKNVKIMSSVFVAVEEDDDSKVLGWVCAAQASTRTVFHGVVEDSIYLSKEAQGRGIGGALLDQLIEVCRDLHKWAIHSWIFPENEGSAGLHKSRGFVKVGTYSHMAKMTYGELAGQWRDTDVYELLLPKPEEKKAEANQKRK; encoded by the coding sequence ATGAGCGACAACGCGAAAGACAAGAAGAAGGATTTCCGCATCCGTCCCTTCAACGCTGCGGACTACCCGCAGATGCGGGAAATCTATGAGCAGGGTCTTAACACTGGCCACGCTACCTATGAGACCCGCTCGTTGACCTTCGAGGAATTTAAGAACGTCAAGATCATGTCATCCGTCTTCGTCGCTGTTGAGGAAGACGATGACTCGAAGGTTCTCGGTTGGGTCTGCGCTGCGCAGGCGTCCACCCGTACCGTGTTCCACGGCGTGGTGGAGGATTCCATCTACCTGAGTAAGGAAGCCCAGGGCAGGGGTATCGGTGGCGCCTTGCTGGATCAGCTCATTGAGGTCTGCCGTGACTTGCACAAGTGGGCCATCCATTCGTGGATTTTCCCGGAGAACGAAGGCTCCGCTGGTCTCCACAAATCCCGTGGCTTCGTCAAGGTGGGTACCTACTCCCACATGGCAAAGATGACTTATGGTGAGCTTGCCGGCCAGTGGCGCGATACCGATGTTTATGAGCTGCTCCTTCCGAAGCCGGAGGAAAAGAAGGCAGAAGCCAACCAGAAGAGAAAGTAA
- a CDS encoding TetR/AcrR family transcriptional regulator — protein sequence MQEELSLREQKRLKTRLRIEDAATLLVDEHGFAAVTVEEICEKAGISRRTFFNYFDSKDSAVLGNPSQEFSLEQKSYLLDTPTENLFKLAVGLIKEHLNGQHANKEIAERRRRISRDADAAAASLSRKRAKSNEVLELLTQRLEKEPALKAMPDVSPHTEALLIAVTIREAFWLATTSPDFSCDIPFEQRFDSALTLINNYSKGLSW from the coding sequence GTGCAAGAAGAACTGTCATTACGCGAGCAAAAACGCCTGAAAACTCGCCTGCGCATAGAGGATGCTGCCACCCTCTTGGTAGACGAGCACGGCTTTGCTGCAGTTACGGTGGAGGAGATTTGTGAGAAGGCCGGAATTTCCCGGCGCACCTTCTTTAACTATTTCGATTCCAAGGACTCAGCCGTCTTGGGCAACCCCAGCCAAGAGTTCTCCCTGGAGCAAAAGAGCTATCTGCTCGATACTCCTACGGAAAACCTCTTCAAACTGGCCGTAGGCCTCATTAAGGAACACCTCAATGGGCAGCACGCCAATAAGGAAATTGCTGAACGACGCCGCCGTATCTCCCGCGATGCGGACGCAGCGGCGGCGTCCTTAAGCAGAAAGCGTGCCAAGTCTAACGAAGTACTTGAGCTTCTCACCCAGCGGCTAGAGAAGGAGCCAGCGTTAAAGGCCATGCCGGATGTCTCCCCACACACGGAGGCACTACTCATTGCTGTCACCATCCGTGAGGCTTTTTGGTTGGCCACCACCTCGCCAGACTTCAGCTGTGATATCCCCTTTGAGCAGCGCTTTGACTCCGCACTCACACTCATCAACAACTATTCGAAAGGACTTTCATGGTAG
- the xseA gene encoding exodeoxyribonuclease VII large subunit, which produces MNQPANSAETPWPVGKVNDQVKGWIERLGFLWVEGQITQLNMKPTWKLSYITLRDVEQEKSVQLTCNTSLIRNAPSPLKDGDRVVVYGKPAFYAGRGSFSLWVTEIRHVGIGDLLARVEMLRQKLRQEGLCDPSRKLPLPYLPKKIGLITGRGSHAERDVLSVAQDRWPAVQFNVINTAVQGATAVTQVIDALRTLDADPDVDVIIIARGGGSVEDLLPFSEEALQRAVAEARTPVVSAIGHEPDHPVLDDVADLRAATPTDAAKRVVPSAAEEYALISEARSRMAAALRGWVDRERRGLENIRSRPVLADPMVPINARREELERNLALIRRVMSHYLDRETNQVASLRARVSALGPSATLERGYAIVQVLPRDGSGPEVVTSYTQSPPGSQLRIRVGDGSITAAAMASQAAD; this is translated from the coding sequence GTGAACCAACCGGCCAATTCCGCGGAGACACCGTGGCCCGTCGGCAAGGTCAACGACCAAGTCAAAGGCTGGATCGAGCGTCTCGGCTTCCTCTGGGTGGAGGGGCAAATTACCCAGTTGAACATGAAGCCGACGTGGAAGCTCTCCTATATCACGTTGCGTGATGTCGAGCAGGAAAAGTCTGTTCAGTTGACATGCAACACCTCGCTCATCCGCAATGCTCCTTCACCGCTCAAAGATGGCGACCGCGTCGTGGTGTACGGCAAGCCTGCCTTCTACGCTGGGCGCGGAAGCTTTTCCCTGTGGGTGACCGAAATCCGCCACGTCGGCATCGGAGATCTCCTCGCTCGGGTGGAAATGTTGCGGCAGAAGCTGCGCCAGGAAGGCCTGTGTGATCCCTCGCGCAAGTTGCCGCTTCCCTACCTGCCCAAGAAAATCGGCCTCATCACTGGCCGCGGCTCCCATGCCGAGCGCGATGTCCTGTCTGTGGCACAGGACCGCTGGCCGGCGGTCCAGTTCAACGTCATCAATACTGCAGTACAGGGAGCCACGGCTGTTACCCAGGTGATTGACGCTCTGCGGACTCTCGACGCGGACCCAGACGTAGATGTCATCATCATTGCTCGCGGCGGCGGTTCAGTGGAGGACCTCCTCCCCTTCTCCGAGGAGGCACTGCAACGCGCCGTGGCGGAGGCCCGCACCCCTGTCGTTTCCGCCATCGGCCACGAGCCGGATCACCCGGTGCTTGATGATGTCGCCGATCTCCGCGCCGCTACCCCCACCGATGCGGCCAAGCGTGTCGTACCCTCCGCCGCCGAGGAATACGCGCTGATCTCCGAAGCACGCTCGCGCATGGCGGCAGCGCTGCGCGGCTGGGTGGACCGAGAGCGCCGCGGACTCGAAAACATCCGCTCCCGCCCGGTTCTTGCAGATCCGATGGTGCCTATCAACGCACGCCGCGAGGAGTTGGAGCGAAATCTCGCGCTGATCCGCCGGGTGATGAGCCACTATCTGGACCGCGAAACTAACCAGGTAGCCTCATTGCGTGCTCGGGTCTCCGCCTTAGGCCCCTCGGCCACCCTCGAACGCGGCTATGCCATCGTGCAAGTCCTTCCGCGCGATGGCAGCGGTCCGGAGGTCGTCACGAGCTACACGCAATCACCACCGGGTTCGCAGCTGCGTATACGTGTGGGCGATGGCTCGATCACCGCTGCTGCAATGGCTTCTCAGGCCGCAGATTAA
- a CDS encoding DUF4245 domain-containing protein, translating into MASEDKPKIFEDARDITLTVGVILIMMFLAVGATGLCSINPEKSGPVQNVDAATFLEMEARGSGAVIREPDMPEGWQPTAARRKQMGGESGAVVSWLTTNDGYVESAQTQLALGDVPGAYDSNYRANSERREVAGQDVEILSSDDKDVRPLWITDLGDARFVLTGSASDADYEAALTAFAEAEPLQIAEDGSVISD; encoded by the coding sequence GTGGCATCTGAAGATAAACCAAAGATTTTTGAGGACGCGCGCGATATCACCCTGACGGTGGGCGTCATCCTCATCATGATGTTCCTCGCGGTTGGGGCAACGGGACTGTGCTCAATCAACCCCGAAAAGTCGGGGCCCGTGCAGAACGTGGATGCCGCTACCTTCTTGGAGATGGAAGCGCGCGGCAGCGGGGCTGTCATTAGGGAGCCGGATATGCCGGAGGGCTGGCAGCCTACAGCCGCGCGGCGCAAGCAGATGGGTGGCGAATCTGGTGCTGTGGTGAGCTGGCTGACCACTAACGATGGCTATGTTGAGTCAGCGCAGACGCAGCTGGCGCTTGGCGATGTCCCCGGGGCTTATGACTCCAATTACCGTGCCAACTCCGAGCGGCGCGAGGTAGCGGGCCAGGACGTGGAAATTCTCAGTAGCGATGACAAAGACGTGCGCCCGCTGTGGATTACCGACTTGGGGGATGCCCGCTTCGTCCTCACCGGCTCTGCCTCCGATGCCGACTATGAAGCGGCCCTGACCGCATTTGCTGAGGCCGAGCCACTCCAGATCGCTGAGGATGGAAGCGTCATCAGCGACTAG
- a CDS encoding PhoH family protein, with protein sequence MTNPSVLTEQPHEAAVATKTYVIDTSVLLSDPWALRKFAEHDVVLPIVVISELEGKRHHPELGWFARQALRFLEDLRATYEALDQPLPVNAAGGTLRVELNHQDQSLLPAAFRGPEGDHRILACALNLQHEGKDTVLVTKDVPLRVKAGAVGLQADEYHAQDVVLTGYTGMAIVPTSAEVIDELYGEGEVLIDGSVTTAGTRVEDLPVHCGVTLQAGGQSALGRMTAEGTVRLVRGDSNVFGLQGRSAEQRVALDLLVDPSVGIMSIGGRAGTGKSALALCAGLEAVLERGEHRRIVVFRPMYAVGGQSLGYLPGSESEKMNPWAQAVYDTLEGLVSENVMEEVQDRGLLEVLPLTHIRGRSLHDSFVIVDEAQSLERNVLLTVLSRLGRGSRVVLTHDVAQRDNLRVGRHDGVQAVIEKLKGHGLFAHVTLQRSERSAIAELVTDLLEGEN encoded by the coding sequence ATGACCAATCCTTCCGTCCTGACCGAGCAGCCGCACGAGGCCGCTGTGGCAACCAAGACCTATGTCATCGATACCTCCGTCCTTCTCTCCGACCCCTGGGCGTTGCGTAAATTCGCAGAGCACGATGTGGTTCTGCCCATCGTCGTTATCTCTGAGTTGGAAGGAAAACGTCATCACCCGGAGCTTGGCTGGTTCGCCCGCCAAGCTCTTCGCTTTTTGGAGGACCTCCGCGCCACTTACGAAGCTCTGGATCAGCCGCTGCCCGTCAATGCCGCAGGCGGAACGCTGCGCGTGGAGCTTAACCACCAGGATCAATCCTTGCTGCCGGCGGCCTTCCGCGGGCCGGAGGGAGACCACAGAATTCTCGCGTGTGCGCTGAACTTGCAGCATGAAGGCAAGGACACCGTTCTGGTAACCAAGGATGTCCCGCTGCGCGTCAAGGCCGGTGCTGTGGGCCTGCAGGCCGATGAGTACCATGCGCAGGATGTCGTGCTCACCGGCTACACCGGCATGGCCATCGTGCCCACCAGCGCCGAGGTCATCGATGAGCTCTACGGGGAAGGCGAGGTGCTTATCGACGGCTCCGTGACCACCGCCGGCACCCGCGTCGAAGACCTGCCGGTGCACTGTGGCGTGACTCTGCAGGCAGGCGGGCAGTCAGCACTGGGACGCATGACGGCTGAGGGCACTGTTCGCTTGGTGCGTGGGGATAGCAATGTATTCGGTCTGCAAGGCCGTTCCGCCGAGCAGCGCGTTGCACTGGACCTCTTAGTAGATCCTTCCGTGGGCATCATGTCCATCGGCGGCCGAGCGGGCACGGGTAAGTCCGCGCTGGCATTATGTGCTGGCTTGGAGGCAGTTCTGGAGCGCGGTGAGCACCGCCGCATCGTGGTATTCCGCCCGATGTATGCGGTGGGCGGACAGTCCTTGGGGTACCTGCCGGGCTCGGAGAGCGAAAAGATGAACCCCTGGGCCCAAGCAGTCTATGACACTTTGGAAGGGTTGGTATCCGAAAACGTCATGGAGGAAGTCCAAGACCGCGGCCTCTTGGAAGTTCTCCCACTGACCCACATCCGTGGCCGCAGCCTGCATGATTCCTTCGTTATCGTCGACGAGGCCCAGTCACTAGAGCGCAATGTGCTGCTCACAGTCCTTTCGCGACTGGGCCGCGGCTCCCGTGTGGTTCTCACACATGACGTTGCCCAGCGCGATAACTTGCGTGTTGGCCGCCACGATGGTGTGCAGGCGGTCATTGAGAAACTCAAGGGGCATGGGCTTTTTGCGCATGTGACCCTGCAGCGCTCTGAGCGCTCGGCCATTGCGGAGCTCGTCACCGATTTGTTGGAGGGTGAGAATTAA
- a CDS encoding class II fumarate hydratase: MTEYRIEHDTMGEVKVPADALWRAQTQRAVENFPISGRGLEDAQIRALGLLKAACAQVNKDSGKLDAEKADAIIAAATEIAEGKHNDAFPIDVFQTGSGTSSNMNTNEVIASIAHKNGVEIHPNDHVNMGQSSNDTFPTATHVAATEAAVNDLIPGLKVLHDSLLAKAKEFADVVKSGRTHLMDATPITLGQEFGGYARQIELGIERVEATLPRLGELAIGGTATGTGLNTDAEFGGKVTEELKKLTDIDQLSEAKNHFEAQAARDALVEFSGAMRTVAISLNKIANDIRMMGSGPLTGLAEIHLPDLQPGSSIMPGKVNPVLSEAATMVVSQVIGNDAAVAFGGSNGHFELNVYIPMMARNVLESSRLLANVSRVFAEKCVDGIEAKEERMKKFAESSTSIVTPLNSKIGYENAAKAAKHALNEKITVREAVIDLGFVDGENLTEEELDERLNVLTMTNRDRDSF; this comes from the coding sequence ATGACTGAATACCGCATTGAACACGACACCATGGGCGAGGTAAAGGTTCCGGCAGACGCCCTGTGGCGTGCCCAGACCCAGCGCGCTGTGGAGAACTTCCCGATCTCCGGCCGCGGTCTCGAGGATGCGCAGATTCGCGCTCTCGGCCTCCTGAAGGCTGCCTGTGCTCAGGTGAACAAGGACTCCGGCAAGCTGGACGCGGAGAAGGCTGACGCCATCATCGCCGCCGCCACCGAGATTGCAGAGGGCAAGCACAACGATGCTTTCCCGATTGACGTCTTCCAGACCGGCTCCGGCACCTCCTCCAACATGAACACCAACGAGGTCATCGCCTCCATCGCCCACAAGAACGGCGTGGAGATTCACCCGAATGACCACGTGAACATGGGTCAGTCCTCCAACGACACCTTCCCCACTGCAACCCACGTTGCGGCAACGGAGGCTGCAGTAAATGACCTCATCCCGGGCCTCAAGGTCCTGCACGATTCCCTGCTGGCCAAGGCCAAGGAATTCGCTGATGTAGTTAAGTCCGGCCGTACCCACCTAATGGACGCCACCCCGATCACCCTGGGCCAGGAATTCGGCGGCTACGCTCGCCAGATCGAGCTCGGCATCGAGCGCGTTGAGGCCACCCTGCCGCGCTTGGGTGAGCTGGCTATCGGCGGCACCGCTACCGGTACCGGCCTGAACACCGACGCTGAGTTTGGCGGCAAGGTCACCGAGGAGCTCAAGAAGCTCACCGACATTGACCAGCTCTCCGAGGCCAAGAACCACTTCGAGGCCCAGGCTGCCCGCGACGCCCTCGTCGAGTTCTCCGGCGCCATGCGCACCGTTGCTATCTCCCTCAACAAGATTGCCAACGACATTCGCATGATGGGCTCCGGCCCACTCACCGGCCTTGCGGAGATCCACCTCCCGGATCTGCAGCCGGGCTCCTCCATCATGCCGGGTAAGGTCAACCCGGTTCTGAGCGAGGCCGCCACCATGGTGGTCAGCCAGGTCATCGGCAACGACGCCGCTGTTGCTTTCGGCGGCTCCAACGGCCACTTCGAGCTCAACGTCTACATCCCGATGATGGCCCGCAACGTTCTCGAGTCCTCCCGCCTGTTGGCTAATGTTTCCCGCGTCTTCGCTGAGAAGTGCGTTGACGGCATCGAGGCCAAGGAGGAGCGCATGAAGAAGTTTGCGGAGTCCTCCACCTCCATCGTCACCCCGCTGAACTCCAAGATCGGCTACGAGAACGCCGCTAAGGCAGCTAAGCACGCACTGAACGAGAAGATCACCGTCCGCGAAGCCGTCATCGACCTCGGCTTCGTCGACGGCGAGAACCTCACCGAAGAGGAACTCGATGAGCGCCTCAACGTTCTCACCATGACCAACCGCGACCGCGATAGCTTCTAA
- a CDS encoding LGFP repeat-containing protein, which produces MKKMTRRFAAGIAAATLSLGVVACSDAEDAAKDAGDAAQSAASDATGAAGSAAQDAKDSMKDSESADPSDAEGAEDADSSEADSADSEGGAEGDKESVSTANGDVEVPADFAQALKEKAAEWGDPESIETTDKGSVATFAKDKLLAFAEGEGTQPIIGKIAETWTEEGGLESKVGLPTAPEQAEGNGWVQEFTNGTISWLQGESGEYEATIN; this is translated from the coding sequence ATGAAGAAGATGACTCGTCGTTTCGCTGCTGGTATCGCCGCCGCCACCCTGTCCCTGGGTGTCGTTGCTTGCTCGGATGCTGAGGATGCCGCTAAGGATGCTGGCGACGCCGCACAGTCCGCCGCGTCCGACGCTACCGGTGCTGCCGGCTCTGCTGCTCAGGACGCCAAGGATTCCATGAAGGACTCCGAGTCCGCCGATCCTTCTGATGCTGAGGGTGCAGAGGATGCTGACTCTTCTGAAGCAGATTCTGCCGACTCGGAGGGCGGCGCTGAGGGCGACAAGGAGAGCGTATCCACCGCCAACGGTGATGTAGAGGTCCCGGCCGACTTCGCTCAGGCTCTCAAGGAGAAGGCTGCTGAGTGGGGCGACCCGGAGTCCATCGAGACCACCGACAAGGGCAGCGTTGCAACTTTTGCCAAGGACAAGCTGCTGGCATTCGCTGAGGGCGAAGGCACCCAGCCGATCATTGGCAAGATCGCCGAGACCTGGACCGAGGAAGGCGGCCTTGAGAGCAAGGTAGGCCTGCCGACTGCCCCGGAGCAGGCCGAGGGCAACGGTTGGGTACAGGAGTTCACCAACGGCACTATCTCTTGGCTGCAGGGTGAGTCCGGCGAGTACGAGGCCACGATCAACTAA
- the glpX gene encoding class II fructose-bisphosphatase, producing MSDNTSYIPDRNLAMELVRVTEAAALASGRWVGRGQKNEGDGAAVDAMRKLINSVEMNGVVVIGEGEKDEAPMLFNGEKVGTGQGAEMDIAVDPVDGTRLMAEGRPNAISVIAAAERGTMYDPSAVFYMKKIAVGPEAVGAIDLNESVEWNVKSVAKAKGIKPADLTVVVLDRPRHDDLIREIREAGAKVRLIMDGDVAGAIATCQDSNSIDLMMGIGGTPEGIITACAMKCMGGEIQGKLWPKDEEEAEKARKAGHDLDRVLTTNDLVSSENCYFAATGVTNGDMLRGVSYRPNGATTRSLVMRSKSGTIRYVDSIHKLAKLQEYSVVDYTNPHDKES from the coding sequence ATGTCTGACAACACGTCTTATATCCCCGACCGCAACCTAGCCATGGAGCTGGTGCGTGTCACCGAGGCGGCAGCACTCGCCTCGGGTCGCTGGGTTGGCCGTGGACAGAAGAATGAAGGTGACGGCGCCGCGGTGGATGCTATGCGCAAGCTCATCAACTCCGTCGAGATGAACGGTGTCGTCGTCATTGGCGAAGGCGAGAAGGACGAAGCCCCGATGCTGTTTAACGGCGAGAAGGTCGGCACCGGCCAGGGCGCCGAGATGGACATCGCCGTCGACCCTGTTGACGGCACCCGCCTGATGGCTGAAGGCCGACCGAACGCTATTTCTGTCATCGCCGCTGCCGAGCGCGGCACGATGTACGACCCGTCCGCGGTCTTCTACATGAAGAAGATCGCTGTCGGCCCCGAGGCAGTCGGCGCCATCGACCTCAATGAGTCGGTGGAGTGGAACGTGAAATCCGTGGCCAAGGCCAAGGGCATCAAGCCAGCTGACCTGACCGTCGTCGTTCTCGACCGCCCGCGCCACGATGACCTTATCCGGGAGATCCGTGAAGCCGGTGCCAAGGTTCGCCTCATCATGGACGGTGACGTCGCCGGCGCCATCGCCACCTGCCAGGACAGCAACTCCATCGACCTCATGATGGGCATTGGCGGCACCCCGGAGGGCATCATCACCGCCTGCGCTATGAAGTGCATGGGCGGAGAAATTCAGGGCAAGCTATGGCCCAAGGATGAGGAGGAAGCCGAGAAGGCTCGCAAGGCTGGCCACGACCTCGACCGCGTCCTCACCACCAACGACTTGGTGTCCTCTGAGAACTGCTACTTCGCCGCTACCGGTGTGACCAATGGCGATATGCTCCGCGGTGTCTCTTACCGCCCGAACGGTGCCACCACCCGCTCTCTGGTTATGCGCTCCAAGTCCGGCACCATCCGCTACGTCGACTCCATCCACAAGCTGGCTAAGCTGCAGGAATACTCCGTGGTCGACTACACCAACCCCCACGATAAGGAAAGCTAG